From Candoia aspera isolate rCanAsp1 chromosome 8, rCanAsp1.hap2, whole genome shotgun sequence, a single genomic window includes:
- the NOP56 gene encoding nucleolar protein 56 → MVQLHVLFEHAAGYALFAARPTEEVGLLLPQVEQSALDLGRFRALVRLEAFSPFRSAQAALENMNAVSEGLLHEDLRLLLETSLPAKKKKVLLGVGDPKIGAAIQEELGYACQAGGVVAELTRGIRLHFHSLIKGLTAQAASKAQLGLGHSYSRAKVKFNVNRVDNMIIQSISLLDQLDKDINTFSMRVREWYGYHFPELIKIVSDSYTYCRLAKLIGNRKELSEESLEGLEEIVMDSAKAQAILDASRSSMGMDISPIDLINIESFSSRVISLSEYRKGLQEYLRSKMNQVAPSLSALIGEVVGARLISHAGSLTNLAKYPASTVQILGAEKALFRALKTRGNTPKYGLIFHSTFIGRAAAKNKGRISRYLANKCTIASRIDCFSEVPTPVFGDKLREQVEERLAFYETGETPRKNLDVMKEAAVEASEAAAEIKRKLEKKQKKKLKQEKKRLEALAAAAAAAEMENPVLESPGEENKVEPKKKKRKPQEEEPIDNGLADKAPLPKKKKVQQLQLAAAVEPAAKGKRTKKKKSGMEGEED, encoded by the exons ATG GTGCAGCTGCACGTGCTGTTCGAGCACGCGGCGGGCTACGCGCTGTTCGCGGCGCGGCCGACGGAGgaggtggggctgctgctgccgcAGGTCGAGCAGAGCGCGCTGGACCTCGGGCGGTTCCGGGCCCTGGTGCGCCTCGAGGCCTTCTCGCCCTTCCGCTCGGCCCAGGCCGCGCTGGAGAACATGAACGCCGTCTCGGAGG GGCTCCTGCACGAGGACCTGCGGTTGCTGCTCGAGACCAGCCTGCCGGCCAAGAAGAAGAAGGTACTGTTGGGCGTCGGCGACCCCAAGATCGGCGCGGCCATCCAGGAGGAGCTGGGCTACGCGTGCCAGGCGGGCGGCGTCGTGGCCGAGCTCACGCGAG GGATCCGGCTGCACTTCCACAGCCTGATCAAGGGCCTGACTGCCCAGGCCGCCTCCAAGGCTCAGCTGGGGCTGGGGCACAGCTACTCCCGCGCCAAGGTGAAGTTTAACGTGAACCGGGTGGACAACATGATCATCCAGTCTATCAGTCTCTTGGACCAGCTGGACAAGGACATCAACACCTTCTCCATGCGGGTCAG GGAATGGTACGGCTACCACTTTCCAGAGCTGATCAAGATCGTGAGCGACAGCTATACCTACTGCCGCTTGGCCAAGCTGATCGGTAATCGCAAGGAGCTGAGCGAGGAGAGTCTGGAGGGGCTGGAGGAAATTGTCATGGACAGCGCCAAGGCTCAGGCCATCCTGGACGCCTCCCGCTCTTCGATGG GAATGGACATTTCTCCTATTGATCTCATTAACATTGAGAGCTTCTCCAGCCGGGTTATCTCCCTTTCTGAATATCGCAAAGGTTTGCAGGAGTACCTTCGCTCCAAAATGAACCAGGTGGCTCCTAGTCTCTCAGCCTTAATCGGAGAAGTG GTGGGTGCCCGTCTTATCTCCCATGCAGGCAGTCTGACCAACCTGGCCAAGTATCCAGCCTCAACAGTCCAGATTTTGggggcagagaaggccctcttcag GGCCCTGAAGACCCGGGGAAACACTCCCAAATACGGCTTGATATTTCACTCTACCTTTATTGGGCGAGCAGCAGCCAAGAACAAGGGGCGCATCTCCCGCTACTTGGCCAACAAGTGCACCATTGCGTCCCGCATTGACTGCTTCTCAG AAGTCCCAACCCCCGTCTTTGGAGACAAGTTGCGAGAACAGGTGGAGGAACGCCTGGCCTTCTACGAAACCGGGGAGACCCCTCGCAAGAACCTGGACGTCATGAAAGAGGCTGCTGTGGAG GCATCAGAAGCAGCAGCCGAAATCAAAAGGAAGctggagaagaagcagaagaagaagctgaagcaggaGAAGAAGCGCCTGGAGGCTttggcagcagctgcagcagcagcagagatggagaaccccGTCCTTGAGTCTCCAGGAGAG GAAAACAAGGTtgagcccaagaagaagaaacgGAAGCCCCAGGAGGAGGAGCCCATCGACAATGGTTTGGCGGACAAAGCGCCTTTGCCGAAGAAGAAGAAGgtgcagcagctgcagctggcTGCGGCAGTGGAGCCTGCAGCCAAGGGGAAGAGGACGAAAAAGAAAAAATCGGGGATGGAAGGGGAGGAAGACTAG